The following proteins come from a genomic window of Candidatus Bathyarchaeia archaeon:
- a CDS encoding PAC2 family protein codes for MPYKVISLYHARIGELRDPILVEGLPGIGLVGHMAVDNLIKAHGAKPIFEILSTEFQPISMVEDGDLRPQRNELYLLSDPSIPRDLILLFGNAQASNPSGQYELAECALKLAKGMGCRLVITLGGLKRDSATPAPRIFCTATDPKLLSMALSRGAGILQGRVFGAAGILVGLAELMDMSGLCLLAETPGFFGDAIAAKAILAFLSKFLGAELSTKELDAKAEGLADALEKIARGMGGEGREVV; via the coding sequence TTGCCTTATAAAGTGATTTCCCTATACCACGCCCGGATCGGGGAGCTAAGGGATCCGATCCTAGTCGAGGGTTTGCCGGGAATTGGATTGGTCGGCCATATGGCAGTGGATAACTTGATAAAGGCCCATGGGGCGAAGCCGATCTTCGAGATATTATCCACGGAATTTCAACCGATCTCAATGGTCGAGGATGGGGATCTGAGGCCGCAGAGGAACGAGCTGTACCTCCTTAGCGATCCCTCCATACCGAGGGATCTTATATTGCTCTTCGGGAATGCTCAGGCGAGCAACCCGAGCGGCCAATACGAACTGGCGGAATGCGCCCTGAAGCTTGCCAAGGGGATGGGTTGCCGGCTTGTGATAACGCTCGGCGGGCTCAAGAGGGATTCAGCAACGCCAGCGCCTCGGATCTTCTGCACGGCCACAGACCCCAAGCTGCTCAGCATGGCCCTCTCGAGGGGGGCGGGCATACTCCAAGGACGCGTCTTCGGGGCCGCGGGGATCTTGGTGGGTTTAGCGGAATTGATGGACATGTCTGGGCTTTGCTTATTGGCCGAAACGCCCGGGTTCTTTGGCGATGCGATTGCGGCCAAGGCCATTCTCGCATTCCTATCGAAGTTCCTAGGGGCCGAGCTCAGTACAAAGGAGTTGGATGCGAAGGCGGAGGGCTTGGCGGACGCCTTGGAGAAAATAGCGAGGGGAATGGGCGGGGAGGGGAGGGAGGTCGTCTAA
- the tgtA gene encoding tRNA guanosine(15) transglycosylase TgtA, which produces MADPNGPQPDPFEQSPERDLMGRIGRLRTKRGILETPYMFPVVNPLVQPIPPRELKERFGFKAIMVNAHLLKKNFGNEVVEKGVHRFLGFDGIIATDSGAYQILVYGSIDSAPDEIIRFQESIGSDIGVILDIPTPYGAKREEAERGVLETHRRAEEAFRIISGDGMLWVGPIQGGTHFDLLSSSAMRISSLPFHILALGSPTQILKQYRYDLLSRMIATVRSIIPPSKPLHLFGAGHPAMFSLAVALGCDLFDSASYALFAREGRYMTEGGTMRLKDLRHFPCSCSVCSKYEPSEVLKCDGRFIERFLAEHNLNACMEELRRIKQAISDGALWELLGQRARSHPSLFRAFMGLRSYSDLLEKYSPSTKRGGIFYFDRFDLVRPEIQRYWRRLLERYSIPEEVEELVVYSGSDPAKRLGDEEIRKIRFFKLVNPYGFVPWELLETFPLFQTEGPGPADEIPEEALSAFKELLKRNKRVRISSLRLSERALQGLRSICEELGLSLEINVDLERFGSADGRATKYI; this is translated from the coding sequence TTGGCCGATCCAAATGGCCCCCAGCCCGATCCCTTCGAACAAAGCCCGGAGAGGGATTTGATGGGAAGGATCGGGAGGCTGCGGACCAAGAGGGGAATCTTGGAGACCCCATATATGTTCCCCGTCGTCAACCCATTGGTGCAACCAATTCCACCCCGCGAGCTGAAGGAGCGCTTTGGATTCAAGGCCATAATGGTCAACGCACACCTCCTGAAGAAGAACTTCGGGAACGAGGTCGTTGAGAAAGGGGTGCATCGCTTCTTGGGATTCGATGGGATAATCGCGACGGATTCCGGGGCCTATCAGATCCTCGTATATGGCAGCATCGATTCGGCTCCGGACGAGATAATAAGATTCCAAGAATCGATCGGCAGCGACATAGGTGTCATCTTGGATATACCGACGCCATACGGGGCCAAGAGGGAGGAGGCCGAGCGCGGGGTTCTGGAAACGCATAGGAGGGCGGAGGAAGCGTTCCGGATAATATCTGGCGATGGTATGCTATGGGTCGGCCCGATACAGGGCGGGACCCACTTCGACCTCCTCTCATCCTCGGCAATGAGGATATCCTCCCTTCCATTCCACATACTTGCCCTCGGGAGCCCCACGCAAATATTGAAGCAATACAGATACGATCTACTATCGCGGATGATAGCAACCGTTAGATCGATCATCCCCCCCTCGAAGCCGCTCCACCTCTTCGGCGCCGGCCACCCCGCGATGTTCTCCTTAGCGGTCGCGTTGGGATGCGACTTATTCGACTCCGCCTCCTATGCGCTCTTCGCTAGGGAGGGGAGATATATGACGGAGGGCGGCACAATGAGGCTGAAGGATCTGAGGCATTTCCCATGCTCCTGTAGCGTGTGCTCCAAATACGAGCCCTCCGAGGTGCTCAAATGCGACGGGAGATTCATCGAGCGCTTCTTGGCCGAGCATAACCTAAACGCATGCATGGAGGAGCTCCGCAGGATAAAGCAGGCGATCTCCGATGGGGCCCTTTGGGAGCTCCTTGGGCAGAGGGCCAGATCCCATCCATCCCTCTTCAGGGCCTTCATGGGGCTGAGATCCTATTCCGACCTTCTGGAGAAATACTCGCCCTCCACCAAGAGGGGCGGGATATTCTATTTCGATCGCTTCGACCTTGTGAGGCCGGAGATCCAGCGCTATTGGAGGCGCCTATTGGAGAGGTATTCGATCCCGGAGGAGGTGGAGGAATTGGTCGTTTACTCGGGATCCGATCCGGCCAAGCGCCTCGGCGATGAGGAAATCAGGAAGATCCGCTTCTTCAAGCTGGTCAATCCGTATGGGTTCGTGCCATGGGAATTGCTGGAAACCTTTCCATTATTCCAAACGGAGGGCCCGGGGCCCGCGGATGAGATCCCAGAGGAGGCTCTATCGGCCTTTAAGGAGCTCCTCAAGAGGAATAAAAGGGTGAGGATATCCTCCCTCCGGCTATCTGAGAGGGCCCTTCAAGGACTGAGGAGCATTTGCGAGGAGCTAGGCCTATCACTTGAAATTAACGTCGATTTGGAGCGCTTCGGCTCGGCGGATGGGAGGGCGACAAAATATATTTAA
- a CDS encoding MBL fold metallo-hydrolase: MELRFLGACSEVGRSGVALRAKGKCILMDYGVLLNDEIGFPAHIPAREVDAILITHAHLDHSGLVPLFYLRDGIPVHAVEPTFKFSDLLIRDFLHLSGYYLPYEYVDLKGMMDHAVRHRYSEAFEINGISIKLLNAGHIPGSCQALIEADGKRLLYTGDFNTTPSRLLNGADQECRDLDAIIIESTYANEDHPDRWALEREFVSRCREVVERGGTVLIPAFGVGRSQEVLSILEANNFEYPVYVDGMALDAIELLAEHPESLRDFELFDRAVKNARWINDWRDRRIAVKTPSVIVSPAGMLKGGAAVFYMESISQNERNAIYLVSFQIPGTPGRTLLDEKKFVIRGRERKVLAEVDKFVFSSHCGRSELESVLSKLDGKAKVFVVHGAEGNCERLASWASKELGLEAHAPRPGDIYKLE, from the coding sequence ATGGAGCTGCGATTCTTGGGCGCATGCTCCGAGGTGGGGAGGTCCGGCGTGGCCCTCCGCGCCAAGGGGAAATGCATCCTGATGGATTATGGGGTATTGCTGAATGACGAAATAGGCTTCCCCGCTCACATACCTGCTAGGGAAGTGGATGCAATCCTGATAACCCATGCCCACTTGGACCACAGCGGATTGGTGCCGCTTTTCTACTTGCGCGATGGCATCCCTGTCCACGCCGTAGAGCCCACTTTCAAATTCTCAGACCTCCTCATAAGGGACTTCCTCCACCTGAGCGGTTATTACCTCCCCTATGAATACGTAGACCTGAAGGGGATGATGGATCACGCCGTAAGGCATCGATATTCGGAGGCGTTCGAGATAAACGGGATAAGCATTAAGCTCCTCAACGCCGGGCATATACCGGGCAGTTGCCAAGCCTTGATCGAGGCCGATGGCAAGAGATTGCTCTATACCGGGGACTTCAATACCACTCCCAGCAGGCTATTGAACGGCGCAGATCAGGAGTGCCGGGATCTCGATGCGATCATAATCGAGAGCACATATGCGAATGAGGACCATCCGGATAGATGGGCGCTGGAGAGGGAGTTCGTTTCTAGATGCAGGGAGGTGGTGGAAAGGGGCGGCACGGTCCTGATCCCGGCCTTCGGGGTTGGAAGATCCCAAGAGGTGCTTTCGATATTGGAGGCCAACAATTTCGAATATCCAGTCTATGTGGATGGCATGGCCTTGGACGCGATCGAGCTCCTCGCTGAGCATCCGGAATCCCTCAGGGATTTCGAGCTCTTCGATAGGGCCGTTAAGAACGCTCGATGGATCAACGATTGGCGAGATCGGAGGATCGCCGTGAAGACGCCATCGGTCATAGTTTCCCCGGCCGGCATGCTGAAAGGCGGGGCCGCTGTCTTTTATATGGAATCGATCTCCCAAAACGAGCGCAACGCCATCTACTTGGTCAGCTTCCAGATCCCGGGGACGCCGGGCAGGACCCTTTTGGATGAGAAGAAGTTCGTAATAAGGGGGAGGGAACGGAAGGTTTTGGCCGAGGTGGATAAATTCGTATTCTCCTCCCATTGCGGCCGCTCCGAGCTGGAATCGGTCCTCTCGAAGCTGGATGGGAAGGCGAAAGTATTCGTTGTCCATGGCGCTGAGGGGAATTGTGAAAGGCTCGCCAGCTGGGCCTCCAAGGAGCTTGGCTTAGAGGCTCATGCGCCGAGGCCCGGGGACATTTATAAACTTGAGTAG
- the argH gene encoding argininosuccinate lyase encodes MKGGILSHIKPEVVEYISSVDQDERILGELFDINMAHIIMLTEEGILSRELGAKILRALSELKETIALDRGKEDAYVCIEDEVSKIAGEGIGGNLNIAKSRNDQIATALRMRLRRELLDLIALGTGFLDGLLKLAEGGLHSLFPGYTHLRIAQPITLAHYAIAQFDAIARDLERLMGAYGRVNKCPMGAAALATTSFPINRDRISELLGFDGLVENSLDAVGDRDFALEALADLSIMAWHIIRILEDLILYSSPEFSILELPTGFCSTSSIMPQKRNPDALEVMRARLSGILGDLAAAFSILKALPSGYNLDFQELTPRLWNGIDELKRAIPLLSELIPKVRVAEGVEGRLMRHFATASELANFLCSKYGIPFRSAYRIVGEICGLLFERGEGMSGISPELVKEVAKRKAGVELDLEAGELKRAVDPKNFVESHKAIGGPSPDRVGESIERRRVALEEISRFVERKREGLSRSKQLLEAEVKSIAGT; translated from the coding sequence TTGAAGGGGGGGATACTATCCCACATCAAGCCGGAGGTTGTGGAATACATCTCCTCCGTAGATCAGGACGAGAGGATACTTGGGGAATTATTCGATATAAACATGGCCCATATCATCATGCTCACCGAGGAAGGCATACTGAGCAGGGAGTTGGGAGCCAAGATACTGAGGGCCCTCTCCGAACTCAAGGAAACCATCGCGTTGGATAGGGGAAAGGAGGATGCCTACGTTTGTATCGAGGACGAGGTCTCGAAGATAGCGGGTGAGGGAATAGGCGGGAACCTCAACATAGCTAAGAGCAGGAACGATCAAATAGCGACGGCCCTGAGGATGAGGTTGCGCCGCGAACTATTGGACTTAATCGCCTTGGGGACGGGCTTTTTGGATGGCCTTTTAAAGCTCGCGGAGGGGGGCCTCCACTCCCTTTTCCCGGGCTATACGCATTTGAGGATCGCTCAGCCGATAACCTTGGCACATTACGCGATCGCTCAATTCGATGCGATCGCGAGGGACCTCGAGAGGCTCATGGGGGCTTATGGGAGGGTGAACAAATGCCCGATGGGGGCCGCCGCGTTGGCGACCACGAGCTTCCCAATAAATCGGGATAGGATCAGCGAGCTGCTCGGCTTCGATGGTCTCGTAGAGAACTCCTTGGATGCCGTTGGGGATAGGGATTTCGCCCTAGAGGCCCTAGCCGATCTCTCGATAATGGCTTGGCACATCATCAGAATATTGGAGGACCTCATCCTCTACTCCTCCCCCGAGTTCTCGATCCTAGAATTGCCTACCGGGTTTTGCTCAACTAGCAGCATAATGCCGCAGAAAAGGAATCCAGATGCGCTGGAGGTGATGCGGGCTAGGCTATCGGGGATCCTAGGGGATCTCGCGGCCGCATTCTCCATCCTCAAGGCATTGCCTTCGGGATATAATTTGGATTTTCAAGAGCTGACGCCAAGGCTTTGGAATGGGATCGATGAGCTGAAGCGGGCGATCCCATTGCTATCAGAGCTCATCCCCAAGGTTAGGGTTGCGGAGGGCGTTGAGGGAAGGTTGATGAGGCATTTCGCGACGGCATCGGAGCTCGCCAACTTCCTCTGCTCAAAATATGGAATACCCTTCAGATCCGCTTATAGGATCGTCGGCGAGATCTGCGGCCTCTTATTCGAAAGGGGTGAGGGGATGTCGGGGATATCCCCGGAATTGGTCAAGGAGGTTGCCAAGAGGAAGGCCGGCGTTGAGCTCGATCTGGAGGCGGGGGAATTGAAGCGGGCGGTTGATCCAAAGAACTTCGTGGAATCCCATAAAGCGATCGGCGGCCCCTCCCCGGATAGGGTCGGAGAGTCCATCGAAAGGAGGCGTGTGGCGTTGGAGGAGATCTCGAGGTTCGTGGAGCGGAAGAGGGAGGGCTTAAGCCGCTCCAAGCAACTCTTGGAGGCGGAGGTCAAATCGATAGCAGGGACCTAA
- a CDS encoding argininosuccinate synthase: MKEVLVLAYSGGLDTSVAIKWIQEKYGFDVVTLTLDIGQGSDFKLIEEKALKLGALRHYSIDAKEEFANEYIARAIRANALYEGKYPLSTALSRPLISKKLVEVAWKEGAIGVAHGSTGKGNDQVRFEVTVRALDPSLKIIAPIREWGLSREEELEYARRHGIPLSEELGKTFSVDKNLWGRSVEGGPLEDPSAEPPEAAFEWTRPPERAPDSPAYLEMAFEGGLPVGLNGVRKGLVDLISELNALAGLHGVGRIDHLEDRLVGIKSREVYECPAAMAILEAHLDLEKAVLTRHELEIKQMIDSAWSRLVYYGLWVDPLREDLEGFIDRTQERVSGIVKMKLYKGSASVVGRSSPFSLYDLSLATYGLEAKFDQRLSEGFVEIWGLASKVANSVMRKASRTGA; this comes from the coding sequence ATGAAGGAGGTCCTAGTGCTCGCCTACTCCGGGGGGTTGGATACATCCGTCGCGATAAAGTGGATCCAAGAGAAATACGGCTTCGATGTGGTCACGTTGACCCTAGACATTGGGCAAGGCTCGGACTTCAAGCTCATAGAGGAGAAGGCCCTGAAGTTGGGCGCCCTGAGGCATTACTCGATCGATGCCAAGGAGGAGTTCGCGAACGAGTACATCGCTAGGGCCATAAGGGCCAACGCCCTTTATGAGGGCAAATATCCCCTCAGCACCGCCCTCTCGAGGCCCTTGATATCGAAGAAGCTCGTGGAGGTCGCTTGGAAGGAGGGGGCGATCGGGGTGGCTCATGGATCGACCGGGAAGGGCAATGATCAGGTGAGGTTCGAGGTAACCGTGAGGGCTCTCGACCCAAGCCTGAAGATCATAGCCCCGATAAGGGAATGGGGGCTCAGCAGAGAGGAGGAGCTGGAGTACGCTAGGAGGCATGGCATACCGCTTAGCGAGGAGCTCGGGAAAACATTCAGCGTTGATAAGAACCTCTGGGGGAGGTCCGTTGAGGGGGGTCCTTTGGAGGATCCAAGCGCCGAGCCGCCCGAGGCAGCCTTCGAATGGACGAGGCCGCCGGAGAGGGCACCCGATTCCCCAGCCTATTTGGAAATGGCCTTTGAGGGCGGTTTGCCGGTGGGCTTGAACGGGGTGAGGAAGGGTTTGGTGGATCTTATATCCGAGCTCAATGCGCTGGCGGGCTTGCACGGGGTAGGCCGGATAGACCATTTGGAGGATAGGCTTGTGGGCATCAAATCTAGGGAGGTATATGAATGTCCCGCCGCGATGGCGATCCTCGAGGCCCATTTGGACCTCGAGAAGGCCGTCCTGACGAGGCACGAGTTGGAGATCAAACAAATGATCGATTCGGCTTGGTCGAGGCTGGTCTACTACGGGCTATGGGTGGATCCGCTCAGGGAGGATCTGGAGGGCTTCATAGATAGGACTCAGGAGAGGGTATCCGGGATCGTCAAGATGAAGCTGTATAAGGGCAGCGCCTCAGTGGTCGGTAGATCATCCCCATTCTCCCTCTACGACCTCAGCCTCGCAACCTATGGTTTGGAGGCGAAGTTCGATCAAAGGCTCTCGGAGGGATTCGTGGAGATATGGGGCCTCGCCTCGAAAGTTGCTAACTCCGTTATGAGAAAAGCTTCGAGGACCGGTGCCTGA